One Tripterygium wilfordii isolate XIE 37 chromosome 10, ASM1340144v1, whole genome shotgun sequence DNA segment encodes these proteins:
- the LOC120007089 gene encoding signal recognition particle 9 kDa protein has translation MVYVTSWEEFVERSVELFRSDPESTRYSMKYRHCDGKLILKVTDNRECLKFKSDQAQDAKKMEKLNNIFFALMARGPDADISEVTGKEQAEVQQAKRGRGRKQ, from the exons ATGGTTTATGTAACATCGTGGGAGGAGTTTGTGGAGAGATCGGTAGAGTTGTTCCGTTCCGATCCGGAATCc ACGCGGTATTCGATGAAGTACAGGCACTGCGATGGAAAGTTGATACTTAAGGTCACTGATAACCGGGAG tgTCTCAAGTTTAAATCAGACCAGGCACAAGATGCCAAAAAGATGGAAAAGCtaaacaacattttctttgccTTGATGGCTCGTGGCCCTGATG CGGATATTTCAGAGGTTACCGGGAAAGAACAGGCAGAAGTGCAGCAAGCAAAGAGAGGAAGGGGGAGGAAACAATGA